A stretch of DNA from Dokdonia sp. PRO95:
AAATTACCCGCTAATAACTCTGTCTCACAAATCGCAAAAGAATTTGCAAATCCAGCAAATGGCTCTTTGGTCACTGATACTAAGACAGACGTAATTTCTTCTGTTGAGCAAGGAGTAATTCCAGGCACTCGATATTCTAGCTCAAAGGTCTCTTCGTCAACTAGTGGAGGCCCTGCTTGATATGGTATATTAACATTAAGAAACCTATTTCCTGAAATCCCAACGTAATTAGGACTTGAACCTACGTAGAACCACTCACCATTACCATGCGGACTTGGATTAGATAACATGGTTTGAAATAAATCAATATTTGTGGTGCTATCACATTCAAACGGTGGTGCACCTTGACACACCTGAAGATTCACTCCTCCGGCAGTAGTACTTGCTGCAGTTCCTGAGTAAGGTCCTAACACCACATTCAATAAAAACTGCACATCATCTGGACAATTTGTTGCTCCATTAAGGAACTCAAACTGGTAGTCTGCGATATTTTCAGATGAGCTATCAAGATCCCATAAAAATAGATCTCCTGTTACAACATCAAGTGCAAAGTTAAAATTAGGGTCAAACCACATACCATCTGCAGGAGTGATTGTTGTACCAGAAATTGCAGAAAACTCTTCATAAAGATTTATGATTCCATCTGGAATGGAATCACCATTACCATCTACAACGGTCATGTCGCACACAGTAAAAGTCTCTACCTCGGCACACTGACTAAATGCCGTGACCGTAGAGCATAACAATAAAGTAAGAAAAAGGTATAATTTCCCCATAGTTAAGTTGAATTAAGGTGCAACGAAGATAAATCAGACCGATTATACAAACCTAATATTATGTTAATTAATATCGACGAAATACACATACCTCTCGTTATAATACCTTGTCACACCTGATTATCAATCGATTACAAAAGCAAAAAATCTTTGTTATACTTTATAAATATAGAATAAACTGACATTAATGCGCTGAAAATATGAGCTTTATGACAGAAAATCATACAAAACAAAACTCATATTTGATCAAAGCATCCTAAACGGTTATTACTCAACCGTAAATTTATCCATAAAAAAAGCCTCACAACATACGTCGTGAGGCTTCTCTTAATTATAAATTGAAGACTATATGAGATATTACCTTATACATCTCAAATAACTTCGCTTTCGCGAAATGATTACTTGGCTTCTTCGAAGTCTATACTTCGACTTCGCTCAGCACAGACTACTTAACTTCTTCGAAGTCTACGTCTTCTACATCGCTAGCGGTATCTGCGCCTGCATCTCCTCCAGCTTGTGCATCAGGTCCTGGTTGTCCAGCTCCTTCGGCTTGTGCTTTGTACATTTCTTCAGAGGCTACTTTCCATGCTTCATTGATTTTATCAAGTGCTGGAGTAATAGCATCTACAGACTTAGTTTCGTAAGCTGCTTTAAGCTCTGCAAGTGCATCTTCAATTGGCTTTTTCTTATCATCAGATAATTTATCACCAAATTCAGTTAGTTGCTTTTCCGTTTGGAAAATCATTCCATCTGCTTCATTGATCTTGTCTGCAGTTTCTTTTGCTTTTGCATCAGACTCTGCATTTGCTTCTGCTTCTGCTTTCATCTTTGCAATTTCTTCTTCAGATAGTCCAGAAGATGCCTCGATACGAATATCTTGAGATTTTCCAGTAGCCTTATCTATTGCAGAAACTTTGATGATTCCGTTTGCATCAATATCAAAAACAACTTCAATTTGAGGTACTCCACGTTGTGCAGGTGGAATATCTGTTAGTTGGAAACGTCCTATGGTATTGTTATCTGCGGCCATTGGTCGCTCTCCTTGTAATACGTGGATATCAACACTTGGCTGATTATCTGCCGCAGTAGAGAATACTTGTGACTTCTTAGTAGGGATTGTTGTATTTGCTTCGATAAGCTTAGTAAATACATTACCCATTGTCTCAATACCTAATGAAAGTGGAGTTACATCAAGAAGTAAAACATCTTTTACATCTCCTGTAAGTACACCTCCTTGGATAGCAGCTCCTACAGCCACAACCTCATCAGGATTTACTCCTTTTGATGGTGCTTTACCAAAGAATTTTTCTACCGCTGCCTGTACTGCAGGAATACGAGTAGATCCTCCTACTAATATAATCTCATCTATATCACCAGTGCTTAATCCAGCAGATTTAAGTGCTGTTTGACATGGCTCAATTGTTCTTTTTACTAGGTCATCTATAAGTGCCTCAAACTTTGCACGGCTTAATGTACGTACTAAGTGCTTTGGCCCAGAAGCCGTTGCTGTTACATACGGTAAGTTTATCTCAGTAGATGTAGATGATGAAAGCTCGATTTTTGCTTTCTCTGCTGCTTCTTTAAGTCTCTGGAGTGCCATAGGATCTTTACGAAGATCCATATCTTCCTCTGTCTTAAACTCTTCTGCAAGCCAGTTGATTATCTTTTGATCTACGTCATCTCCTCCTAGGTGAGTATCACCATCGGTAGATAATACTTCAAATACTCCGTCACCTAACTCAAGGATAGAAACATCATGCGTTCCTCCTCCAAAGTCAAATACAACGATTTTTTGATCTGTATCTTTCTTATCAAGTCCATATGCAAGTGCTGCTGCAGTAGGCTCGTTAATGATACGCTCTACTTTAAGACCTGCAATTTCTCCTGCCTCTTTAGTAGCTTGACGCTGGCTATCATTAAAATATGCTGGTACTGTAATTACTGCGCGAGTTACGTCTTGTCCTAAGTAATCTTCGGCAGTTTTCTTCATTTTTTGAAGAACCATTGCACTAAGCTCTTGTGGCGTGTATAAACGTCCATCAATATCTACACGTGGCGTGTCATTATCACCTTTTACTACATTGTAAGCGCTACGTTCTGCTTCTTTAGCGCTACCGCTAAATTTGTTACCCATGAAACGTTTGATAGAAGCAACCGTCTTAGTTGGGTTTGTAACTGCTTGTCTTTTTGCAGGGTCTCCTACCTTAATCTCACCGCCTTCTACAAAAGCGATTACAGATGGTGTAGTTCTCTTACCTTCTGCATTAGGGATTACCGTTGGCTCGTTACCTTCCATTACAGCAACGCACGAGTTGGTAGTACCCAAGTCAATTCCTATTATTTTACTCATTATATATGTATTTAAGTGTTATTAATTTTCAACAAACACAAATAGACAAGGAGTATGCCACTAGACAAAGTATGACAAGGTGTCACAAGCCTTTTTATTTGCACCAGTCATTCACTTCCTTATCTACTAGAAAAAGTACGCTTTCGCGAAAGCGTATAGTAAAACAAAAAAATCCCTCTACATAAGAGCAATCTTCTACGAGAAGCAACTACGTTTCATATAATTTGAAATAATTTTAACTTAACTTTTGTTTAATCAAATCGACATAACGATAAACATAATGTATCTTTACAGCAAACAACAAGTATTATGGCAACTACAAAGACACCGACTAAAAAAACAACTGCCAAAAAGAAAGCAGTAACTTCTTCTACGATTATCTCTGCATATATGGATTATGTGTTAGAACACGGAGAGGAGCCAAAAACTATATATAAATTTTGCAAAGACCTAAAGATAGATGAATCCGAATTTTATCAATTCTTTGGATCTTTTGATAACTTAAAAGCGGGCATTTGGAATGCATTTCATACAAATACCTTAGCTGTCTTAAATATGGATAGTGATTATGAAACTTATCCTAACAAAGAGAAAATGCTTTCTTACTTCTTTACGATGTTTGAATTGCTTACCGCAAATAGAAGCTACGTTCTTTACGCATTAGACAAGCATAAAAATATGCTCAAAAATATGAGCCAACTCAAGGAGTTGAGAGGTCATCTAACTTCTTATGCATCTAATCTTATTGAAGCTGGAAATGACGAAAAGAATTATAAGATAACTAAAAACCCTGTTCGTTTATTTAGTGAAGGTGCGTGGGTACAATTCTTATTCTTATTGAAGTATTGGATTAGTGATAACTCTCCAGGATTTGAAAAAACAGATGTTGCTATTGAAAAATCTGTAAATGCAATATTTGACATTTTTGAAACTACACCACTAGAAAGTATTATCGATTTTGGAAAATTTCTTTTCAAAGAAAATTTTGGATCAAAATCTTAAAGATTTTATTTTCAAGTAATAAACACAAACACACATCCCTCACGGGACCTTATATATGAAAACTATAGACCACATACCTACTAATAAGCTGCAGCGAGCCTCTAGGCTTGTTACAACTGGTGTAAAGGTAGGAGCAAATTATGCCAAATACTATGGTAAAAAAGTGGTTAATCCTTCATTAACAAAGGATCAACTCAATGAAGACAATGCTGAGGATATTTATGATGGCTTAAAAAGCTTGAAAGGAAGTGCACTTAAAGTAGCACAGATGCTCAGTATGGAAAAAAATATTATGCCTAAGGCATATGTAGAAAAATTTTCCCTATCACAATTTTCAGTTCCCCCACTTTCTGCACCCTTAGTGCGTAAGACATTTAAAAAGTATTTAGGTAAATACCCAGAAGATCTATTTGATACGTTTGCGGCTCAAAGTGTGAATGCGGCTAGTATAGGCCAGGTTCATCAAGCGACATTAAATGGGAAAAAACTTGCTGTGAAAATCCAATATCCAGGAGTCGCAGACAGTATCAGTAGTGATCTTGCATTAGTAAAGCCTATTGCCAAAAAGATGTTTAATCTTCAAGGCGAAGGAAAAGAAAAATTCTTTAAAGAAATAGAAGATAAGCTTCTTGAGGAAACAGATTATAATCTTGAGCTTGCACAAAGTATTGCAATGACAAAAGACTGTGCAGCAATACCTAATCTTACATTTCCTGCTTATTATGAGGATCTCTCTAGTGAACGCATTCTTACAATGGACTGGATGGACGGCGAGCATCTAAGCGAGTTTGTAGCACATAACACAAATCAAGAAGCTGCAAATAAGTTAGGACAGGCTTTATGGGATTTTTATATGTATCAAATGCACGTGCTCAAACGCATACATGCAGATCCTCACCCTGGTAATTTTATGGTAGATAAGGATCATAACCTTATTGCAATAGACTTTGGATGCATAAAACATGTACCTGAAGATTTTTATGTGCCATATTTTGAACTAGCTGAACCTGCAAACATTAACAATCCTGAGATATTTGAGCAAAAGCTTTATCAACTTGAAATACTTAGAGAGGACGATGATGCAGAGACGGTAACTTTCTTTTCGGCACTTTTTCATGAGATGTTAAGTTTGTTTACGCAACCTATGCAGCAAGAGGAATTCGACTTTAGAAACAGTGAATTTTTTGATCAAATAGCAGTGCTAAGTGAGAAATATAGCAAGGATACAGAAATACGTAAAATGAATGGTAATAGAGGAAGTAAGCACTTCTTGTATATAAACAGAACATTCTTTGGACTTTATAATTTGATGCATGACCTAAAGGCACAGATTAAAGTCAATAATTTTAAAAATTATATAGCTGCAGACTCTGTGGCATAAACGGTAATAAGTGTACCGTAATCTTTTATGGTACTTTATTGGTTAGGTTGTTTTTTAAAAGAGCGCTTTTAGTCGGGCGCTCTTTTTTATGTTTATCTCTCGCTATCTTATGCATGCATAATAAATGATTCATTTACGCTTTATCCCCGCCATGAAAAAAAGTATCTTTACAGCCGATAAATTGACAAGTACGCTTTCGCGAAAGCGTATCTAGTCACAAAACACTCTTTCAAACACACATCACACACTATGTATAATTCTAAAATTACCGGTCTTGGTAAGTACGTTCCCGAAAACGTGGTAACAAACGATGATCTATCAAAACTGATGGATACAAATGATGAATGGATTCAAGAACGCACAGGTATAAAAGAAAGAAGACATATAAAAAAGGGTGATGGCAACTCTACTGCAAAAATGGGCGTAAAAGCTGCCGAAATAGCAATAGAACGCGCAGGCTTGACAAACAAGGATATCGACATGATTGTTTTTGCAACGCTTAGTCCAGATTATTACTTCCCTGGATGTGGTGTGCAAGTACAACACTTAATGGGTATGGAGACGGTTCCTGCACTAGATGTGCGTAATCAGTGTTCTGGATTCATCTATGCACTGGCTACAGCAGATCAGTTTATTAAATCTGGTATGTATAAAAATGTACTTGTAATAGGATCAGAAAATCATAGTGGTGGTCTTGACTTTACTACTCGTGGGCGCAGTGTTTCTGTCATATTTGGTGACGGTGCAGGTGCAGCGGTACTTTCTCGTGAAGAGGATACTAATAAAGGTATTCTTTCTTCTCACTTACATAGTGAAGGTGAGCATGCACTTGAGCTTTCTCTTAAAGGGCCAAGCACAGAGCAATGGGTTCCTGAGCTTATAGAGACTAATCCGCAAGAGGATATACCTTACTATCCTTATATGAACGGCCAGTTTGTATTTAAAAATGCCGTAGTACGCTTCTCTGAAGTAATTATGGAAGGTTTACAAAAGAATAACCTAGAGGTGTCAGATATTGACATGCTTATCCCACATCAAGCTAACTTACGTATCTCGCAGTTTGTGCAGAAAAAGTTTAAGCTGAGCGATGATAAGGTATATAACAATATCCAGAAATACGGTAACACAACCGCAGCTTCTATCCCAATTGCCCTTACCGAAGCTTGGGAAAATGGAAAAATAAAAGAAGGTGACACAGTGGTTCTAGCAGCTTTTGGAAGTGGGTTCACTTGGGCTAGCTCCATTATAAAATGGTAATTAGTTGTAAGTAGTACATTGCTGTCAAATAAAAGTCCCACATAGTTCACTATGTGGGACTTTTTTATGCGTTGTGTGTATTGCTACCAATTACTTCTTTTCATTAAGTTTTCTATATGCGCATAGTGATGACTACTATGCCATGCGTAGTGCCCTAGATTTTCTTTTAAGGTTACTACCTTATTTCCGTCGGGATGTGTGAAGTTTCTATTGTACTGTTCTTCTGTCATTACCTTAAGTAATTGCACCAGTTTGTGATGGATCACCTCAAGATGTCGCAGTGACCATTCTATAGGTGATGCTTCTAGATCAGGCAGCATTGTCCATGCCTTCTCGTCATACGCTTTGATAATAGGATTATCTTCTGTAAGTGCCCATTTAAAACGTATGTAACTATTGTGATGACTATCTGCTAGATGATGCACGACTTGGCGCACTGTCCATCCTTCAGGTCTATATGGGGTATCTAGCTGCTGGTCACTTAAATCCTTTGTAAGTGCTCGTAGTCTAGCAGGCAATTGGTCTAAAGTTTCA
This window harbors:
- a CDS encoding AarF/ABC1/UbiB kinase family protein — protein: MKTIDHIPTNKLQRASRLVTTGVKVGANYAKYYGKKVVNPSLTKDQLNEDNAEDIYDGLKSLKGSALKVAQMLSMEKNIMPKAYVEKFSLSQFSVPPLSAPLVRKTFKKYLGKYPEDLFDTFAAQSVNAASIGQVHQATLNGKKLAVKIQYPGVADSISSDLALVKPIAKKMFNLQGEGKEKFFKEIEDKLLEETDYNLELAQSIAMTKDCAAIPNLTFPAYYEDLSSERILTMDWMDGEHLSEFVAHNTNQEAANKLGQALWDFYMYQMHVLKRIHADPHPGNFMVDKDHNLIAIDFGCIKHVPEDFYVPYFELAEPANINNPEIFEQKLYQLEILREDDDAETVTFFSALFHEMLSLFTQPMQQEEFDFRNSEFFDQIAVLSEKYSKDTEIRKMNGNRGSKHFLYINRTFFGLYNLMHDLKAQIKVNNFKNYIAADSVA
- a CDS encoding beta-ketoacyl-ACP synthase III; translation: MYNSKITGLGKYVPENVVTNDDLSKLMDTNDEWIQERTGIKERRHIKKGDGNSTAKMGVKAAEIAIERAGLTNKDIDMIVFATLSPDYYFPGCGVQVQHLMGMETVPALDVRNQCSGFIYALATADQFIKSGMYKNVLVIGSENHSGGLDFTTRGRSVSVIFGDGAGAAVLSREEDTNKGILSSHLHSEGEHALELSLKGPSTEQWVPELIETNPQEDIPYYPYMNGQFVFKNAVVRFSEVIMEGLQKNNLEVSDIDMLIPHQANLRISQFVQKKFKLSDDKVYNNIQKYGNTTAASIPIALTEAWENGKIKEGDTVVLAAFGSGFTWASSIIKW
- the dnaK gene encoding molecular chaperone DnaK, giving the protein MSKIIGIDLGTTNSCVAVMEGNEPTVIPNAEGKRTTPSVIAFVEGGEIKVGDPAKRQAVTNPTKTVASIKRFMGNKFSGSAKEAERSAYNVVKGDNDTPRVDIDGRLYTPQELSAMVLQKMKKTAEDYLGQDVTRAVITVPAYFNDSQRQATKEAGEIAGLKVERIINEPTAAALAYGLDKKDTDQKIVVFDFGGGTHDVSILELGDGVFEVLSTDGDTHLGGDDVDQKIINWLAEEFKTEEDMDLRKDPMALQRLKEAAEKAKIELSSSTSTEINLPYVTATASGPKHLVRTLSRAKFEALIDDLVKRTIEPCQTALKSAGLSTGDIDEIILVGGSTRIPAVQAAVEKFFGKAPSKGVNPDEVVAVGAAIQGGVLTGDVKDVLLLDVTPLSLGIETMGNVFTKLIEANTTIPTKKSQVFSTAADNQPSVDIHVLQGERPMAADNNTIGRFQLTDIPPAQRGVPQIEVVFDIDANGIIKVSAIDKATGKSQDIRIEASSGLSEEEIAKMKAEAEANAESDAKAKETADKINEADGMIFQTEKQLTEFGDKLSDDKKKPIEDALAELKAAYETKSVDAITPALDKINEAWKVASEEMYKAQAEGAGQPGPDAQAGGDAGADTASDVEDVDFEEVK
- a CDS encoding TetR family transcriptional regulator C-terminal domain-containing protein; protein product: MATTKTPTKKTTAKKKAVTSSTIISAYMDYVLEHGEEPKTIYKFCKDLKIDESEFYQFFGSFDNLKAGIWNAFHTNTLAVLNMDSDYETYPNKEKMLSYFFTMFELLTANRSYVLYALDKHKNMLKNMSQLKELRGHLTSYASNLIEAGNDEKNYKITKNPVRLFSEGAWVQFLFLLKYWISDNSPGFEKTDVAIEKSVNAIFDIFETTPLESIIDFGKFLFKENFGSKS
- a CDS encoding YfiT family bacillithiol transferase, which encodes METLQYPIGKFQAPAQINQEHLTAWIETLDQLPARLRALTKDLSDQQLDTPYRPEGWTVRQVVHHLADSHHNSYIRFKWALTEDNPIIKAYDEKAWTMLPDLEASPIEWSLRHLEVIHHKLVQLLKVMTEEQYNRNFTHPDGNKVVTLKENLGHYAWHSSHHYAHIENLMKRSNW